The following proteins come from a genomic window of Aequorivita marisscotiae:
- a CDS encoding helix-turn-helix domain-containing protein, with the protein MIDAVTIWEVKVQLGELCKQQRQRYKISQEYLAQELGLSRYTIQKFENGKNATLDTVLKIANHFNLLEKLYQALKDLENTNDINSLY; encoded by the coding sequence ATGATTGACGCAGTTACAATTTGGGAAGTAAAAGTACAGCTCGGTGAGCTTTGTAAACAGCAAAGACAAAGATACAAAATATCCCAGGAATATCTTGCCCAAGAACTGGGGCTCTCACGCTATACCATTCAGAAATTTGAAAATGGCAAAAATGCAACCCTAGATACAGTACTTAAAATTGCCAATCATTTTAATTTATTAGAAAAATTATATCAAGCATTAAAAGACTTGGAAAACACTAATGATATAAACTCATTATATTAA
- a CDS encoding tetratricopeptide repeat protein: MRIHTYAILLLLLSIFPLKLLAQNNAQSSVVDQINLGVKYLSEKEYIKSIEELIEAKEIALRNEWYAQAFNATINIGTNYFLMLDYGEAFRYYLKAYEIAIKHLGKSQEMAVVNNIGILYVEEKDLPKAKESFFKAYEIAKDLDDNEIIGTYGINLALVLNKMGELDQAEKYIEEALPILKIRSNVLLLAKIAKAENLFLREQYVQAERLALDILPQINNLSLINEGATVNDKITLLLLISKIYEKQKQFKKAQKYVLMARAAQLNIEERIESYGSLADLYGETNEFHKAMAYKDSVLLATDSLYAIKNMALFKSEKVKFQIQNYQNELLESKKLLKQEKQFFYTLIFSVILIMGFLLWIYKNNSLKHKQRKRIVELELAKEKSDHLLIEEKHREKVAMELLEKERLKNELDIKNRELTAKAMYLASRNELIEEVVQSLSINTQITTNTPLKNQVNDLKKHLKKDTQWDSFFVHFEELNQGFLDRLRSQHPKLTPNDIRFLTFLYMNLSNKEIASLLNITPESCRKRKERISKKMNVPEGLPLHAYLSAI, translated from the coding sequence ATGCGCATACATACTTACGCAATTCTATTGTTGCTATTAAGCATATTTCCCTTAAAACTTCTCGCTCAAAATAACGCGCAGTCAAGCGTTGTTGATCAAATTAACCTTGGGGTTAAATACTTATCCGAAAAAGAATACATTAAGTCTATTGAAGAATTAATTGAGGCAAAGGAAATTGCCCTTCGGAATGAATGGTATGCACAAGCCTTTAATGCTACCATAAATATTGGTACTAATTATTTTTTAATGTTGGACTATGGAGAGGCTTTTCGGTATTATTTAAAAGCGTATGAAATTGCTATTAAACATCTTGGTAAGAGCCAGGAAATGGCTGTTGTTAATAATATAGGAATTTTATATGTTGAGGAAAAAGACCTTCCTAAAGCTAAAGAATCTTTTTTTAAGGCCTATGAAATTGCTAAAGACCTTGATGACAATGAGATTATTGGGACCTATGGAATCAATCTTGCGTTGGTATTAAATAAAATGGGGGAATTAGACCAAGCAGAGAAATATATCGAAGAGGCATTACCCATATTAAAAATCAGGTCCAACGTACTTTTATTGGCAAAAATAGCAAAAGCAGAAAATCTATTTTTGAGAGAACAATATGTACAGGCCGAAAGACTAGCTTTAGATATTTTACCGCAAATAAATAATCTATCCCTTATAAATGAAGGAGCTACGGTTAATGATAAAATTACGCTGTTACTATTGATATCCAAAATCTACGAAAAGCAAAAGCAGTTTAAAAAAGCCCAGAAATACGTTTTAATGGCCCGTGCAGCACAATTGAACATTGAGGAGCGTATTGAGTCTTACGGAAGCCTGGCAGATCTTTACGGTGAAACAAATGAATTTCACAAAGCAATGGCCTATAAAGATTCTGTTCTCTTAGCTACAGACTCACTATATGCTATTAAGAATATGGCCTTGTTTAAGAGTGAAAAAGTAAAGTTCCAAATCCAGAATTACCAAAACGAACTTTTGGAAAGTAAAAAATTATTAAAACAGGAAAAACAGTTTTTTTATACTTTGATATTTAGTGTAATACTCATTATGGGTTTTTTACTTTGGATTTACAAAAACAATTCCCTTAAACACAAACAGCGAAAAAGGATTGTTGAACTGGAATTGGCAAAAGAAAAAAGCGATCACTTGTTAATTGAAGAAAAGCATCGTGAAAAAGTTGCCATGGAATTGTTGGAAAAAGAACGCCTTAAAAACGAACTGGATATAAAAAACAGAGAATTGACAGCGAAAGCCATGTATTTGGCAAGTAGAAATGAACTTATTGAAGAGGTGGTTCAATCGTTGTCCATAAACACCCAAATTACAACCAATACCCCCTTAAAAAATCAAGTAAACGATTTAAAAAAGCACTTAAAAAAAGATACGCAATGGGATAGCTTTTTTGTGCATTTTGAAGAGTTAAACCAAGGCTTCCTGGATAGACTAAGATCGCAACACCCCAAACTAACACCTAATGACATTCGTTTTTTAACGTTCCTCTATATGAATTTAAGTAATAAGGAAATAGCATCGCTACTAAACATTACTCCAGAATCCTGCCGAAAGCGGAAGGAGCGTATCTCAAAAAAAATGAATGTCCCAGAAGGCCTTCCGCTTCACGCATATCTTTCGGCTATTTAG
- a CDS encoding DUF5675 family protein translates to MELVLQRSYHKEGTNGALFLNNKFLCFTIELTLFANRRSESCIPEYTFELVARYSKKIGNHLLIKDVFKRNLILIQPANYAKEELRGGIAPVAQLTGIGRGSNSKQAMQKVLSLCHQAFERKEQVLLTIKS, encoded by the coding sequence ATGGAATTGGTATTACAGCGAAGTTATCACAAGGAGGGTACCAATGGTGCCCTCTTCTTAAATAATAAATTTCTGTGCTTTACAATTGAGCTTACTTTGTTTGCAAATAGGCGCTCTGAATCTTGCATTCCAGAATACACGTTTGAATTAGTTGCACGATATTCAAAAAAAATTGGCAACCATCTACTTATAAAGGATGTGTTTAAAAGAAACTTAATTCTGATTCAACCTGCAAATTATGCTAAGGAGGAACTCCGAGGAGGTATTGCGCCAGTTGCACAATTGACGGGAATTGGAAGGGGTTCCAATTCAAAGCAGGCGATGCAGAAAGTGCTGTCTTTATGCCATCAGGCATTTGAAAGAAAAGAACAGGTATTATTAACTATTAAATCTTAG
- a CDS encoding type II toxin-antitoxin system HipA family toxin, with protein MAKNNLIEVILFGLEIGKIGYDVDKRTSYFQYNPDFLESNQYTNVFPYIFKRIKPVQLFTNFEGETFRGLPPMIADSLPDMFGNIIFKEWFEAKNKEFQKITPLEQLTYVSNRGMGALEYRPVAEIPKSTTIDITEIVQVLNKVLDLKNETAGKELSDLALLNIFKIGTSAGGARPKILISENKKTGDIIPGDMEYSNDYNHYLVKLCLNEEDVKEYNKEKIEYAYYLMAQKAGIQMMSSKLIENKHFATLRYDRQDGEKQHVLTTSGLTGWDFKKPENASYENVFKLSLDLKVPYKDIQELFKRMVFNIVFANIDDHLKNHSFIYNKNTDSWNLAPAYDLTYPLNINLNYTNIARALSINNKRNNITLADIMTIAETHAIKNPKGIINEVQAVIDDWEVITTNLGIPERVSKAIKKEFLRLL; from the coding sequence ATGGCTAAAAATAATCTCATAGAAGTTATTTTGTTTGGGCTGGAAATAGGCAAAATAGGTTATGATGTAGACAAAAGGACTTCCTATTTTCAGTACAATCCAGACTTCTTGGAGTCCAATCAATACACAAATGTTTTTCCATATATCTTCAAACGTATAAAACCAGTTCAACTCTTCACAAATTTTGAAGGCGAAACGTTTCGGGGCCTCCCTCCTATGATTGCCGACTCCCTACCTGATATGTTTGGTAATATTATTTTCAAGGAATGGTTCGAAGCTAAAAATAAAGAGTTTCAAAAAATCACCCCTTTAGAGCAATTAACCTATGTTTCTAATAGAGGAATGGGAGCTTTAGAGTATCGTCCTGTGGCTGAAATACCAAAATCAACAACCATAGATATCACCGAAATAGTCCAAGTATTAAATAAAGTGTTAGATTTAAAAAATGAAACAGCAGGAAAAGAATTGAGTGATCTTGCCCTGTTGAACATTTTTAAAATTGGAACCTCAGCTGGAGGAGCCAGACCTAAAATCCTAATTTCAGAAAATAAAAAAACTGGTGATATTATCCCTGGCGATATGGAATATAGCAATGATTATAATCATTATTTGGTAAAACTCTGTCTCAATGAGGAAGATGTAAAAGAGTACAATAAAGAAAAAATAGAATACGCCTACTATTTGATGGCACAAAAGGCTGGAATACAAATGATGTCTTCAAAATTGATAGAAAATAAGCATTTCGCAACCCTGCGCTATGATAGACAAGATGGAGAGAAACAACACGTTTTAACGACTTCCGGACTAACGGGATGGGATTTTAAAAAACCTGAAAATGCTAGTTATGAAAACGTCTTCAAACTGTCGTTGGATCTTAAAGTGCCGTATAAGGACATCCAAGAACTGTTTAAAAGAATGGTATTTAATATCGTATTTGCTAATATTGACGATCACTTAAAAAACCACAGTTTTATATATAATAAAAATACAGACTCCTGGAATTTAGCTCCGGCCTATGATCTAACATATCCTTTAAACATCAATCTCAATTACACAAATATTGCCAGAGCATTGTCTATAAACAATAAACGAAACAACATTACCTTAGCAGATATAATGACCATTGCCGAAACACATGCCATAAAAAACCCCAAAGGCATTATCAATGAGGTTCAAGCTGTAATAGATGATTGGGAAGTTATTACCACAAATTTGGGAATTCCAGAAAGAGTCAGTAAAGCTATTAAAAAAGAGTTTTTACGTTTATTATAA
- a CDS encoding fibronectin type III domain-containing protein has product MKNTVLVLVMLFSITSWQTTAQFLESFDTEIPREWTVIDNDAQGASWQYHAGDGYRGAGGVRINFETAAHDDYLISPQFTVNIGVSDLVSLYAGGTGPTFPESFEVKLSTTGTNPSDFTVLLGSETTISDVDDLGDYINYTYNLTAYNGQAVYIAIVATATAAFHLYVDEFSVEALPRCPKPSNINFENLTATSLDLNWSAGNTETEWIVKYGLQGFDPETEGSLMNVLGTPNNTITDLQPGTVQDIYVKAVCGSGNGESEFAGPLRFITPCLTATIPFFEGFENGYTHNNSLDGCWTQELVMNSYWIANNTFIDHDRAPRTGDWDIFLAYGSEAWMFYPIEVQAGINYTLTFYARQSNTEGANIAVSYGISDSSRDMIHEIIPTTEITNGDYQEVSGTFTPATTGVFYIGIQGHVNTGFFPFFMTLDDISITETQACVKPTNLQINATTATTADISWSPSGTETDWLVKYGEPGFNPETEGDSAQVRDNPNVSITNLIPAHIYSVYVQAQCGGSDGNSFFTGPITLKTNPINDYLCDATHLIVDEPCSGSTFTNVGGTLENNEPQGSCFDAPGDQTVWFSFEAPLSGNVTVTTDFEGGTLEDTEVAVYEAPTDCSSMSTLGMEVGCDEDGGNTGTGFLSVVTLTNLAPGDTYYVQVNGFISFNDGTMEGTFCIEVQDNGISCPVPTDITFDNITVSTADVSWTVGDRENEWEIVYGDPGFDPDAGGTSVIDNDGFLGETLVNLNPDTTYDVYVRALCGANDMSEFSQVASFTTLLAPPINDNVCNAIHLIVDEVCAGNTYTNIAATVERDEPEGSCFLQLPTNTVWFTFEAPTSGNVTVTTNITPSNLIDSQMAVYEAPIDCADLTTMGVEIGCNDDIDFGNNELLSAVVLTALTAGETYYVQINGNSGNEGDFCIEVRDDGIACPEPTDITLANVTSNTADVSWTAGGIETEWEIKYGAPGFDPNTTGLSVIDNDGLLGETLIGLDSNTTYDLYVRAVCGIDTESDFVGPESFSTLELGVVTENFSKFIFYPNPVKNQITLKADLPIERVLIYNLLGQNIMELKENTPQMQLNTSMLQQGVYFMKVAINGDERIFRILKE; this is encoded by the coding sequence ATGAAAAATACAGTTTTAGTGCTTGTTATGCTGTTCAGCATAACAAGCTGGCAGACTACTGCCCAATTTTTAGAAAGTTTTGATACGGAAATCCCACGTGAATGGACGGTTATTGATAACGACGCACAAGGAGCATCTTGGCAATATCATGCTGGAGATGGCTATCGTGGAGCTGGAGGAGTCCGGATTAATTTTGAAACAGCTGCACATGATGACTATTTAATTTCTCCCCAGTTTACAGTAAACATAGGAGTTTCTGATTTAGTTTCACTTTACGCTGGAGGAACGGGGCCAACCTTTCCAGAATCATTTGAGGTTAAATTATCCACTACAGGTACAAACCCTTCCGATTTTACGGTTTTATTGGGCTCAGAAACTACAATTTCCGATGTGGATGATTTGGGAGATTATATAAACTATACATATAATTTGACTGCTTATAACGGCCAAGCTGTTTATATTGCTATTGTAGCAACAGCTACTGCAGCATTTCACCTCTATGTAGATGAATTTTCAGTAGAAGCATTACCAAGGTGCCCAAAACCTTCTAATATAAATTTTGAAAACTTAACCGCGACCTCTTTAGATCTTAACTGGTCAGCAGGTAATACTGAAACGGAATGGATTGTTAAATATGGTTTGCAAGGATTCGATCCAGAAACAGAAGGAAGTTTAATGAATGTTCTAGGGACTCCAAATAATACCATAACCGATTTACAACCTGGGACTGTTCAGGATATCTATGTGAAAGCTGTATGTGGTAGTGGAAACGGAGAAAGCGAATTTGCTGGTCCATTAAGATTTATAACACCTTGCTTGACTGCAACAATCCCCTTTTTCGAAGGATTTGAAAATGGTTATACCCACAACAACAGTCTCGATGGTTGTTGGACTCAGGAATTAGTAATGAATTCATATTGGATAGCCAACAACACCTTCATAGACCACGATAGAGCTCCACGCACTGGCGATTGGGATATATTTTTAGCCTATGGTAGCGAAGCTTGGATGTTTTATCCAATAGAAGTTCAAGCTGGTATAAACTATACCCTTACCTTTTATGCTAGACAGAGCAATACGGAAGGAGCGAATATTGCTGTAAGCTATGGAATTTCAGACAGTTCTAGAGATATGATCCATGAAATAATCCCCACCACCGAAATAACTAATGGAGATTACCAAGAAGTAAGCGGTACATTTACTCCTGCTACAACAGGAGTGTTTTATATTGGTATTCAAGGACATGTAAATACTGGTTTTTTTCCTTTTTTTATGACCTTGGACGACATTTCAATTACCGAAACACAGGCTTGTGTAAAACCAACAAATTTACAGATAAATGCTACTACAGCTACCACAGCTGATATTAGCTGGTCACCCAGTGGAACCGAAACAGATTGGTTGGTAAAATATGGTGAACCTGGTTTTAATCCAGAAACAGAAGGAGATTCTGCACAAGTTAGAGATAATCCAAACGTTTCTATAACCAATCTTATCCCTGCCCATATTTATAGTGTATATGTTCAAGCCCAATGTGGTGGCTCAGATGGTAATAGCTTTTTTACAGGACCTATAACTCTTAAAACCAATCCTATAAATGATTATCTTTGTGATGCCACACACTTAATTGTAGACGAACCTTGCAGCGGCAGTACTTTCACGAACGTAGGGGGTACTTTAGAAAATAATGAACCGCAAGGTTCTTGTTTTGATGCTCCAGGAGATCAAACAGTATGGTTTAGTTTTGAAGCTCCCTTAAGTGGCAACGTTACCGTAACTACAGATTTTGAGGGAGGTACTTTAGAAGATACCGAAGTAGCAGTGTATGAAGCTCCAACAGATTGTAGTAGTATGTCTACCTTAGGTATGGAAGTGGGTTGCGATGAAGATGGCGGCAATACCGGAACTGGATTTTTATCTGTTGTTACTTTGACTAATCTAGCCCCAGGTGATACGTATTATGTTCAAGTAAATGGATTCATCAGTTTTAATGATGGAACAATGGAAGGAACTTTCTGTATTGAGGTTCAAGATAACGGAATATCCTGTCCGGTACCAACCGATATTACATTTGATAATATTACTGTCTCAACCGCAGATGTAAGTTGGACAGTTGGTGACAGAGAGAATGAATGGGAAATTGTATATGGAGATCCTGGTTTTGATCCCGATGCTGGAGGAACTTCTGTTATTGATAACGATGGTTTTTTGGGTGAAACTCTTGTAAATTTAAATCCTGACACAACCTATGATGTATATGTTCGCGCTTTGTGCGGTGCGAATGATATGAGTGAATTTAGCCAAGTGGCTTCATTTACAACCCTATTAGCACCTCCTATTAATGATAATGTTTGCAACGCAATACATTTAATAGTTGATGAAGTTTGTGCAGGAAACACTTATACAAATATAGCAGCAACGGTTGAGCGTGATGAACCTGAGGGCAGTTGCTTTCTCCAGTTGCCTACCAATACGGTCTGGTTTACTTTTGAAGCACCTACTAGTGGAAATGTAACAGTAACCACAAATATTACACCCAGTAATTTGATAGATTCACAAATGGCGGTTTATGAAGCACCTATAGATTGTGCTGATTTAACTACCATGGGCGTTGAAATTGGCTGTAATGACGATATAGATTTTGGTAACAACGAATTGTTATCTGCTGTTGTATTAACAGCGCTTACGGCCGGTGAAACGTATTATGTGCAAATTAATGGAAACTCAGGGAATGAAGGAGATTTCTGCATTGAAGTTCGTGATGACGGTATAGCTTGTCCAGAACCCACTGATATTACATTGGCTAATGTTACTTCGAACACAGCTGATGTGAGCTGGACAGCCGGTGGTATTGAAACCGAATGGGAAATAAAATATGGTGCGCCAGGTTTTGATCCCAATACTACTGGCCTGAGTGTTATAGATAATGATGGCCTTCTTGGTGAAACTTTGATTGGTCTGGATAGCAACACCACTTACGATCTGTATGTTCGTGCTGTGTGCGGTATAGATACCGAAAGCGATTTCGTTGGACCTGAATCCTTTAGTACGTTGGAATTGGGTGTAGTAACTGAAAACTTCAGCAAATTCATTTTCTATCCGAATCCTGTAAAAAATCAAATCACTTTAAAGGCTGATTTGCCTATTGAAAGAGTGTTAATCTATAATCTTTTGGGTCAAAATATTATGGAACTAAAAGAAAATACACCGCAAATGCAATTGAATACTAGCATGCTGCAGCAAGGCGTGTATTTTATGAAAGTAGCGATTAATGGAGATGAACGGATCTTTAGAATCTTGAAAGAATAA
- a CDS encoding DUF6943 family protein, with protein MKTFKIKTHRPGAHYKTPHFFILNKGNNTGRPSYGPVSNSFVVFANSKEENEQLYWICNILFTGQYFKPRLVGSVIPFIHIGQIHYLLKKATKNYDGYHWNGRFKALKKLQNISEYLKYQEKCLKEHQIALMQSYNLDRD; from the coding sequence ATGAAAACTTTCAAAATCAAAACCCACAGACCCGGAGCACATTACAAAACTCCACACTTCTTCATCCTTAATAAAGGAAACAACACTGGCAGACCAAGTTATGGACCAGTTTCAAATTCATTTGTAGTCTTTGCAAATTCAAAGGAAGAAAATGAGCAGCTTTACTGGATTTGCAACATTTTGTTCACAGGTCAATATTTCAAACCACGACTGGTTGGTTCCGTCATTCCATTTATCCACATTGGACAAATTCATTACTTATTGAAAAAAGCAACCAAAAATTATGATGGATATCATTGGAATGGCAGGTTTAAAGCCCTTAAAAAGCTGCAAAATATTAGTGAATATCTTAAATATCAAGAAAAATGCCTTAAAGAACATCAAATTGCGTTGATGCAATCTTATAACCTTGATAGAGATTGA
- a CDS encoding T9SS type A sorting domain-containing protein: MTKINITKSIFILFCLFGITTAKAQFTQTAKVVSTNRESRAEYGTSVAITENFAVVGASRETIASGAAYIYSKDSQGNWMNSQRLAADDPNQGAEFGGGVKITEDYLVVAAGRADVGGTQRAGALYVYDYQNNNWEFGTKLVASDMSNDAKLGMNPTSLDAEGNTIVVGAPGENGWVGSVYVFTKVAGNWSEAQKILSPTAPASDTFGIGVSISGDYLVIGANEVDGRKGAAYVYLKNSNGTWEYNQTLMASDAANDNFFGTSVSLSGDQLVVGAYGSNLEQGAAYVFEKDNQGAWVEVQKLNGNASTEGTQYGWSTDIQRDYIVVSAPHIFGLEAGEVYFYKRESSGTWVEDQVIQGSDTVAEDFYGWSVAMHENQLISGAPWEDHDENGGNEIDRAGSAYIFMNPSLLGVTDNDVLENNIAIYPNPVKDNFNIESLSKTISNLKVYSITGTLLREMKNVNANTLGLNISNYTNGVYFVNLTLDDGSTVVKKIIKH; encoded by the coding sequence ATGACAAAAATTAACATTACAAAGAGTATTTTTATTCTTTTTTGCCTATTTGGTATCACAACAGCAAAAGCCCAATTTACCCAAACAGCTAAAGTTGTGAGCACAAACAGAGAAAGTCGGGCTGAGTATGGTACTTCTGTTGCTATTACTGAAAACTTTGCTGTTGTAGGCGCTTCAAGAGAAACTATAGCATCTGGTGCTGCATATATCTATAGTAAAGACAGCCAAGGGAATTGGATGAATTCGCAAAGATTGGCAGCTGATGATCCAAACCAAGGAGCAGAATTTGGTGGCGGTGTAAAAATTACAGAAGATTACCTAGTTGTAGCTGCGGGTAGAGCAGACGTAGGTGGTACTCAAAGAGCTGGTGCTTTGTACGTTTACGATTATCAAAATAATAACTGGGAGTTCGGCACAAAACTGGTAGCTTCCGATATGAGTAATGATGCAAAACTAGGTATGAACCCTACCTCTTTAGATGCTGAAGGGAATACAATTGTTGTAGGGGCTCCAGGTGAAAATGGATGGGTCGGTTCGGTATATGTTTTTACTAAAGTAGCTGGAAATTGGTCAGAAGCTCAAAAAATTCTAAGTCCTACAGCCCCGGCATCCGATACTTTTGGAATAGGTGTTTCTATATCTGGGGATTATTTGGTAATTGGAGCTAATGAAGTAGATGGAAGAAAAGGAGCTGCATATGTTTATTTGAAAAATAGTAATGGGACTTGGGAGTATAATCAAACCCTTATGGCATCAGATGCTGCTAATGACAATTTCTTTGGCACCTCAGTGAGCCTATCTGGCGATCAATTAGTAGTAGGAGCTTATGGATCAAATTTGGAGCAAGGTGCGGCCTATGTATTTGAAAAGGACAATCAAGGGGCATGGGTAGAGGTACAAAAGCTAAATGGAAACGCCTCTACAGAAGGCACTCAATATGGTTGGAGTACAGATATTCAGAGAGATTATATTGTTGTAAGTGCGCCACATATTTTTGGACTTGAAGCAGGAGAAGTTTACTTCTATAAAAGAGAGAGTTCAGGAACATGGGTAGAGGACCAGGTAATACAAGGTTCTGATACCGTAGCGGAAGACTTTTATGGTTGGAGTGTTGCAATGCATGAAAATCAATTGATATCAGGAGCTCCATGGGAAGATCATGATGAAAATGGAGGAAATGAGATTGACCGTGCAGGATCAGCCTATATTTTTATGAACCCTTCTCTATTGGGCGTAACAGATAACGATGTTCTTGAAAATAACATTGCAATCTATCCCAATCCAGTTAAGGATAATTTTAATATTGAAAGTCTATCTAAAACTATTTCCAACCTAAAAGTTTATTCAATAACCGGTACGCTTTTACGGGAAATGAAAAATGTAAACGCAAACACCCTTGGATTGAATATTTCAAACTACACAAATGGTGTTTATTTCGTAAATCTCACACTTGATGATGGTTCTACCGTAGTAAAGAAAATTATTAAACACTAA
- a CDS encoding site-specific integrase, whose product MRNSVTFSVMFLPRFEKESKGKSPLYVRITTNGKRTLFSLKRKFTTTLWDETKSRLKGSSIEAFQINKYLDQVYVDINEAYRELLKEKKLITPLSVKARYLGEDDINKTLLQLSAYHNLNMKSVLKHGALKNYFTTETYIRRFLQIERNAEDIYLEYLNYAFIIDFENFLRRNVAQLQSRPLTNNGVMKHLERLKKLLNLALRLEWIERDPFAKFSLKFIKTERHFLTPPEIEKILKFHSEKSYLNKTRDIFIFACYTGLSYIDVKNLKKANIVKGIDGNDWIYTSRQKTDQTVKIPILSIAGQIIEKYKNEMKSQDRLLPVFSNQKLNSYLKEIMVQLKINKNLSFHCTRHTFATTVTLSNGVPIETVSKHLGHSKLSTTQVYARVLEKRISDDIGNLRSLLQKQELSKNKTG is encoded by the coding sequence ATGAGAAATTCGGTTACCTTTTCGGTAATGTTCTTACCGAGATTCGAAAAAGAATCCAAAGGAAAATCACCTTTGTATGTTCGAATAACTACAAATGGCAAAAGAACCCTCTTCAGCCTAAAACGAAAATTTACCACTACCCTGTGGGATGAAACAAAATCAAGGCTAAAAGGCTCAAGTATTGAAGCTTTCCAAATCAATAAGTATTTAGATCAAGTTTACGTTGATATCAATGAAGCCTATCGTGAGCTTCTAAAAGAAAAAAAACTAATCACACCCCTATCGGTTAAGGCTCGTTATCTTGGCGAAGATGATATTAATAAAACATTACTCCAGTTGAGCGCGTATCATAACTTAAATATGAAATCCGTATTAAAACATGGGGCTTTAAAAAACTACTTCACTACCGAAACATACATAAGAAGATTCCTCCAGATCGAACGTAATGCTGAAGACATTTATCTGGAATACCTCAACTATGCCTTTATCATTGATTTTGAAAATTTCCTAAGAAGAAATGTGGCTCAGTTACAATCAAGACCCTTGACCAATAACGGTGTAATGAAGCATCTGGAAAGACTAAAAAAACTCCTTAATCTAGCGTTAAGATTAGAATGGATTGAGCGCGACCCATTCGCAAAATTCTCCCTAAAATTCATCAAAACGGAGCGACATTTTTTAACTCCGCCTGAAATAGAGAAAATTTTAAAATTCCATTCAGAAAAAAGTTATTTAAATAAAACCCGAGATATATTCATATTTGCTTGTTACACTGGCCTATCCTACATTGATGTAAAAAACCTAAAGAAAGCCAATATCGTGAAAGGTATTGACGGAAATGATTGGATCTACACCTCTCGCCAAAAAACCGACCAAACAGTGAAAATTCCTATCCTAAGTATAGCTGGACAGATTATTGAAAAGTATAAAAATGAAATGAAATCACAAGATCGACTCTTACCAGTTTTTTCAAATCAAAAGCTCAATTCCTATTTAAAAGAGATTATGGTACAATTAAAAATAAACAAAAACCTTTCTTTTCATTGTACCCGGCATACATTCGCCACCACAGTTACACTAAGCAATGGGGTGCCTATCGAAACCGTCTCAAAACATCTGGGCCACTCCAAGTTATCCACTACACAGGTTTATGCTAGGGTTCTTGAAAAAAGAATTAGTGATGATATTGGTAATCTTAGGAGTCTATTACAAAAACAAGAATTATCGAAAAATAAAACAGGTTAG